In Pseudomonas fluorescens, a genomic segment contains:
- a CDS encoding DUF481 domain-containing protein, translating into MLPRTLLCLAVLSASAPLLADTVWLKNGDRLTGKIKVFDGGKLLIQTDYAGAIPVDWKQVKTLESDQELLVKQDAYTGEKAKSLKAADDGKVVLANGEAPKTVELASIQQIIKPKPVIEDLVWKGNVDMALDYRRAEKDTNDYDIDFKTIARHGQWRHTGQGEYNREFQDDVTTTDNWALEYDLDRFLTEHWFWQGRLTYKRDKVEDLSRQRTVGTGPGYQFWDDELGAFSLGSLVNRTDYEYSDGGKDNFYSLAMKWNYNRYLVGKTVEFFTNGEVGKPIGGPSEYSLDAEMGLRYKVTEWASLNLKAERDIISGESESSLSKTRYTAGFGVAW; encoded by the coding sequence ATGTTGCCCAGAACCCTGCTGTGCCTTGCTGTTCTCAGCGCTTCCGCGCCCTTGCTGGCTGATACCGTCTGGTTGAAGAACGGTGACCGCCTGACTGGCAAGATCAAAGTCTTCGACGGTGGCAAGCTGCTGATCCAGACTGACTACGCGGGCGCGATCCCGGTGGACTGGAAGCAGGTGAAAACCCTGGAGAGTGACCAGGAGTTGCTGGTCAAGCAGGATGCCTATACCGGCGAGAAAGCCAAATCGTTAAAGGCCGCCGATGACGGCAAGGTGGTGCTGGCCAATGGCGAGGCGCCCAAGACCGTCGAACTGGCGAGCATCCAGCAGATCATCAAGCCCAAGCCGGTGATCGAAGACTTGGTATGGAAAGGCAATGTCGACATGGCACTGGACTACAGGCGTGCCGAGAAAGACACCAATGACTACGACATCGACTTCAAGACCATCGCGCGCCATGGTCAATGGCGCCACACGGGGCAGGGCGAATACAACCGCGAGTTCCAGGACGACGTCACCACCACCGACAACTGGGCCCTGGAGTACGACCTCGACCGCTTCCTGACCGAGCACTGGTTCTGGCAGGGGCGTCTGACCTACAAGCGCGACAAGGTTGAAGACCTGTCCCGTCAACGCACCGTGGGCACCGGCCCGGGCTACCAGTTCTGGGATGATGAGCTGGGGGCGTTCTCGCTGGGGTCGCTGGTCAACCGCACCGATTACGAATACTCCGATGGCGGCAAGGACAACTTCTATTCCCTGGCCATGAAGTGGAACTACAACCGCTATCTGGTCGGCAAGACGGTCGAGTTCTTCACCAACGGCGAAGTCGGCAAGCCCATCGGCGGCCCGTCCGAATATTCCCTCGATGCGGAAATGGGCCTGCGCTACAAAGTCACCGAGTGGGCCTCGCTCAACCTCAAGGCTGAACGCGACATTATCAGCGGCGAGTCGGAAAGCAGCTTGAGCAAGACCCGCTACACCGCGGGCTTTGGCGTCGCCTGGTAA
- the dinB gene encoding DNA polymerase IV, which translates to MTQRKIIHVDCDCFYAAIEMRDDPSLAQKPLAVGGAADRRGVIATCNYEARAYGVRSAMSSHHALKLCPDLTIVKPRMDAYKEASKEIQTIFRDYTDLIEPLSLDEAYLDVSDSPHFGGSATRIAQDIRRRVSNQLHITVSAGVAPNKFLAKIASDWKKPNGLFVITPDQVEDFVSQLRVSKLHGVGKVTADKLARLGIEDCLQLREWNKLALVREFGSFGERLWSLARGIDERAVQNDSRRQSISVENTYDVDLPDLSSCLAKLPELMETLAGRMARIDSSYRAGKPFVKVKFHDFTQTTLEQAGAGRDLESYQQLMTQAFNRGGKPVRLLGVGVRLLDLSGGNEQLEFSW; encoded by the coding sequence ATGACGCAGCGCAAAATCATCCACGTCGACTGTGATTGCTTCTACGCCGCCATCGAGATGCGCGATGACCCGAGCCTGGCGCAAAAGCCGCTGGCGGTAGGGGGCGCGGCCGATCGGCGTGGTGTGATTGCCACCTGCAACTACGAAGCGCGGGCCTATGGCGTGCGCTCGGCGATGTCCTCTCACCATGCCCTGAAGCTCTGCCCGGACCTGACCATCGTCAAGCCGCGCATGGATGCCTATAAAGAAGCGTCGAAGGAAATCCAGACGATCTTTCGCGACTACACCGACCTGATCGAACCGCTGTCGCTGGATGAAGCCTACCTGGATGTCTCTGACAGCCCGCACTTTGGCGGCAGTGCCACGCGTATCGCCCAGGACATTCGCCGCAGGGTTTCCAACCAACTGCACATCACCGTGTCCGCCGGGGTGGCGCCGAATAAATTCCTGGCCAAGATCGCCAGCGACTGGAAGAAACCCAACGGCCTGTTCGTGATCACCCCCGACCAGGTCGAAGACTTTGTCTCCCAGTTGCGCGTGAGCAAGCTGCATGGCGTTGGCAAGGTGACGGCGGACAAGCTTGCGCGCCTGGGCATTGAAGACTGCTTGCAGTTGCGCGAGTGGAACAAGCTGGCACTGGTGCGCGAATTTGGCAGTTTTGGTGAACGGCTGTGGAGTCTGGCCCGTGGGATTGATGAGCGGGCGGTGCAGAATGACAGCCGCCGGCAATCGATCAGTGTGGAAAATACCTATGATGTTGACCTGCCAGATCTCTCAAGTTGCCTGGCGAAACTCCCCGAATTGATGGAAACCCTGGCCGGGCGCATGGCGCGCATCGACAGCAGTTACCGCGCGGGCAAGCCGTTCGTGAAGGTGAAGTTTCATGACTTTACCCAGACCACGCTGGAGCAGGCCGGGGCAGGGCGGGACCTGGAGAGTTATCAACAGCTGATGACCCAGGCATTCAATCGCGGTGGCAAACCGGTGCGGTTGCTGGGGGTTGGGGTGCGGTTGCTCGACCTGAGTGGTGGCAACGAACAGTTAGAGTTCTCTTGGTAG
- a CDS encoding phosphatase PAP2 family protein, with the protein MPSTSAVPVSKPLNFWLCLGIPAVAALLMLLLELTSLDMDLAKRFYNAADGGFIGRYSFFLEDILHDRAKQLVILFSVLAILGLIGTFILQRLKPYRRELVCLVLSLGLATAFVSPLKTITAVQCPWSLKEFGGQETYSELLSPRPPTDKPGRCWPGGHAATGFALFAWFFALRDRRPRMARKAFIFAVALGSVFSVSRMLQGAHFFSHNVWTAIFCWLICLGLYCLLLYRPSRVEAANTQAVNP; encoded by the coding sequence ATGCCATCCACCTCTGCAGTGCCGGTTTCCAAACCTCTGAATTTCTGGCTGTGCCTGGGCATCCCCGCCGTGGCTGCGCTCCTGATGCTGTTGCTGGAGCTGACATCGCTGGACATGGACCTCGCCAAGCGCTTCTACAACGCGGCGGACGGCGGCTTCATCGGCCGCTACAGCTTCTTCCTCGAAGACATCCTGCATGACCGCGCTAAACAGCTGGTGATCCTGTTTTCAGTGCTGGCAATTCTGGGGCTTATCGGCACGTTCATCCTGCAACGGCTCAAGCCGTACCGCCGCGAGCTGGTGTGCCTGGTGCTGTCCCTGGGCCTGGCCACCGCCTTCGTCTCGCCGTTGAAAACCATCACTGCCGTACAGTGCCCCTGGAGCCTCAAGGAATTCGGCGGCCAGGAAACCTATAGCGAACTGCTCAGCCCACGCCCACCCACCGACAAACCCGGGCGCTGCTGGCCGGGCGGTCATGCGGCTACCGGGTTTGCCCTGTTCGCCTGGTTCTTTGCACTACGGGATCGGCGGCCGCGGATGGCGCGCAAGGCGTTCATCTTTGCTGTTGCGCTGGGTAGCGTTTTTTCAGTGAGCCGCATGCTGCAAGGCGCGCACTTTTTTTCCCATAACGTATGGACGGCGATTTTCTGCTGGCTGATCTGCCTGGGGCTGTACTGCCTGTTGCTCTATCGGCCATCACGCGTTGAGGCGGCAAATACTCAGGCAGTGAATCCGTAG
- a CDS encoding HugZ family protein translates to MSAHVAKNARELLLKEYRGALSTLSKAMPGFPFGSVVPYCLDSEGRPLILISRIAQHTHNLQKDPKCSLLVGEREADDVQAVGRLTCLAEAEKLEEGAAIEAAAERYYRYFPESANYHKAHDFDFWVLKPVRHRYIGGFGAIHWVDQLTLANPFFGAAERSMIEHMNSDHAKAIAHYVELAGLPNHEPAQLAGIDSEGMHLRIGHALHWLPFAEPCNTPTQVREALVLLAHAEVWPKKASAEA, encoded by the coding sequence TTGAGCGCGCACGTTGCCAAGAACGCCCGAGAGCTGTTGCTCAAGGAATACCGTGGGGCTCTCTCCACATTGTCCAAGGCCATGCCCGGCTTTCCCTTTGGTTCGGTGGTGCCCTATTGCCTGGACTCAGAAGGCCGGCCGCTGATCCTGATCAGCCGGATTGCCCAGCACACCCATAACCTGCAGAAAGATCCCAAGTGTTCGCTGCTGGTCGGCGAGCGCGAAGCGGATGATGTGCAGGCGGTGGGGCGCCTGACCTGCCTGGCCGAAGCCGAGAAGCTGGAGGAGGGCGCTGCGATTGAAGCGGCGGCCGAACGCTATTACCGCTACTTCCCCGAGTCGGCCAACTACCATAAGGCCCACGATTTCGACTTCTGGGTCCTCAAGCCGGTACGCCATCGTTATATCGGCGGGTTTGGCGCGATTCACTGGGTCGACCAACTGACCTTGGCCAATCCGTTCTTTGGTGCGGCCGAGCGCAGCATGATCGAGCACATGAACAGCGATCACGCCAAGGCTATCGCGCATTACGTCGAACTGGCCGGCCTGCCGAACCACGAGCCTGCGCAACTGGCCGGCATCGACAGCGAGGGCATGCACCTGCGTATCGGCCATGCCCTGCACTGGTTGCCCTTTGCCGAGCCTTGCAACACGCCGACACAAGTGCGCGAGGCCTTGGTTTTATTGGCTCACGCCGAGGTCTGGCCGAAAAAAGCCAGCGCTGAAGCTTGA
- a CDS encoding MGMT family protein has protein sequence MRRTALYLTLAQVPEGYVVSYGELAHLAGLGRAARWVGRTLSQLPQDTRLPWHRVLGAGGRISLPVGSASGDEQRARLRSEGVTILNNRVDIQRHGWRPVEHSG, from the coding sequence ATGCGCCGCACCGCGCTTTACCTGACACTGGCGCAAGTACCCGAAGGTTATGTGGTGAGCTACGGTGAACTGGCCCACCTCGCCGGGTTGGGGCGTGCGGCACGCTGGGTCGGACGCACGCTCAGCCAGTTGCCGCAGGACACTCGCCTGCCCTGGCACCGGGTGCTGGGTGCCGGCGGTCGGATAAGCCTGCCAGTGGGCAGTGCCTCAGGCGACGAGCAACGTGCGCGTTTGCGCAGCGAAGGTGTCACTATCCTGAACAATCGCGTGGATATTCAGCGTCATGGCTGGCGCCCGGTAGAGCACAGCGGTTAG
- a CDS encoding FxsA family protein — protein MRPFLLLFLLFPVLELFVFVQVSGAIGFFPALLLIILGSMLGVLVLRVAGLATALRARESLNRGELPAQTMLEGLMMALAGGLLILPGFISDVVGLVMLLPFTRKLLAGKMRQRAEEAAIRQRAFADDLQPRGGPAPRQPLGREGDVIEGEFEHRDSK, from the coding sequence ATGCGCCCTTTTTTATTGCTCTTTCTGCTGTTCCCGGTGTTGGAGCTGTTCGTATTCGTTCAAGTCAGCGGTGCGATCGGGTTTTTCCCGGCTCTGCTGCTGATCATTCTCGGCTCGATGCTCGGCGTACTGGTACTGCGCGTCGCCGGCCTGGCCACGGCGCTGCGTGCCCGTGAAAGCCTGAATCGTGGTGAATTGCCGGCCCAGACCATGCTCGAAGGGCTGATGATGGCCTTGGCCGGTGGCCTATTGATCCTGCCGGGCTTTATCAGCGATGTGGTCGGCCTGGTCATGTTGCTGCCCTTCACCCGCAAGCTGCTGGCCGGCAAGATGCGCCAGCGCGCCGAAGAGGCTGCGATTCGCCAGCGCGCGTTTGCCGACGACCTGCAACCCCGTGGCGGCCCGGCTCCACGCCAGCCGTTGGGGCGCGAAGGTGATGTGATCGAAGGCGAGTTCGAGCATCGCGACAGCAAATAA
- the groL gene encoding chaperonin GroEL (60 kDa chaperone family; promotes refolding of misfolded polypeptides especially under stressful conditions; forms two stacked rings of heptamers to form a barrel-shaped 14mer; ends can be capped by GroES; misfolded proteins enter the barrel where they are refolded when GroES binds), with the protein MAAKEVKFGDSARKKMLVGVNVLSDAVKATLGPKGRNVIIEKSFGAPTITKDGVSVAKEIELEDRFENMGAQLVKDVASRANDDAGDGTTTATVLAQAIVNEGYKAVAAGMNPMDLKRGIDKATIAIVAELKKLSKPCADTKAIAQVGTISANSDSSIGDIIAEAMEKVGKEGVITVEEGTGLENELSVVEGMQFDRGYLSPYFVNKPETMVAELDSPLILLVDKKISNIREMLPVLEAVAKAGRPLLIVSEDVEGEALATLVVNNMRGIVKVAAVKAPGFGDRRKAMLQDIAVLTGGTVISEEIGLSLESATLENLGSAKRVTISKENTIIVDGAGVDQDIQSRITQIRAQVAETSSDYDREKLQERLAKLSGGVAVIKVGAGSEVEMKEKKARVEDALHATRAAVEEGVVPGGGVALIRALEALTDLTGDNADQNVGIAVLRRAVEAPLRQIAANSGDEPSVVVNEVKNGKGNYGYNAATGVYGDMIEMGILDPTKVTRSALQAASSIGGLILTTEAAIADLPKKEGQAGGGMPDMGGMGGMGGMM; encoded by the coding sequence ATGGCTGCTAAAGAAGTTAAATTCGGCGATTCCGCCCGCAAGAAAATGCTCGTTGGTGTCAACGTCCTGTCTGACGCAGTAAAAGCGACCCTGGGCCCGAAAGGCCGTAACGTGATCATCGAGAAGAGCTTCGGCGCTCCGACCATCACCAAGGACGGCGTTTCCGTCGCTAAAGAAATCGAACTGGAAGACCGTTTCGAAAACATGGGCGCGCAGCTGGTCAAAGACGTTGCCTCCCGTGCCAACGATGACGCAGGCGACGGCACCACTACCGCCACCGTTCTGGCTCAGGCAATCGTCAACGAAGGCTACAAGGCCGTCGCTGCCGGCATGAACCCGATGGACCTCAAGCGCGGCATCGACAAGGCGACCATCGCTATCGTCGCCGAGCTGAAAAAACTGTCCAAGCCTTGCGCTGACACCAAGGCTATCGCTCAGGTAGGCACCATCTCCGCCAACTCCGACAGCTCCATCGGCGACATCATTGCCGAAGCCATGGAAAAAGTCGGTAAAGAAGGCGTGATCACCGTTGAAGAAGGCACTGGCCTGGAAAACGAACTGTCGGTTGTTGAAGGCATGCAGTTCGACCGTGGCTACCTGTCCCCGTACTTCGTCAACAAGCCAGAAACCATGGTTGCCGAGCTGGACAGCCCGCTGATCCTGCTGGTCGACAAGAAAATCTCCAACATCCGCGAAATGCTGCCAGTGCTGGAAGCCGTTGCCAAAGCTGGCCGCCCACTGCTGATCGTTTCCGAAGACGTTGAAGGCGAAGCCCTGGCGACGCTGGTTGTAAACAACATGCGTGGCATCGTCAAAGTTGCAGCCGTCAAGGCTCCAGGCTTCGGCGACCGTCGCAAGGCCATGCTGCAGGACATCGCCGTCCTGACCGGCGGTACCGTTATCTCCGAAGAGATCGGCCTGAGCCTGGAAAGCGCCACTCTGGAAAACCTGGGTAGCGCCAAGCGCGTGACCATCTCCAAGGAAAACACCATCATCGTTGACGGTGCTGGCGTAGACCAGGACATCCAGTCGCGTATCACTCAGATCCGCGCCCAGGTGGCCGAAACTTCCTCCGACTACGACCGTGAAAAACTGCAAGAGCGTCTGGCCAAGCTGTCCGGCGGCGTTGCAGTGATCAAGGTTGGCGCGGGTTCCGAAGTTGAAATGAAAGAGAAGAAAGCCCGCGTTGAAGACGCCCTGCACGCAACTCGCGCAGCCGTTGAAGAAGGCGTGGTACCTGGCGGTGGCGTTGCGCTGATCCGTGCTCTGGAAGCCCTGACTGACCTGACCGGCGACAACGCTGACCAGAACGTCGGTATCGCTGTGCTGCGTCGTGCTGTTGAAGCACCGCTGCGTCAGATCGCTGCGAACTCCGGCGACGAGCCAAGCGTAGTGGTCAACGAAGTCAAGAACGGCAAAGGTAACTACGGTTACAACGCTGCGACTGGCGTGTATGGCGACATGATCGAAATGGGCATCCTGGACCCTACCAAGGTGACTCGTTCCGCGCTGCAAGCGGCATCCTCCATCGGCGGTCTGATCCTGACCACCGAAGCAGCGATCGCTGATCTACCGAAGAAAGAAGGCCAGGCTGGCGGCGGTATGCCAGACATGGGCGGCATGGGTGGCATGGGCGGCATGATGTAA
- a CDS encoding AmpG family muropeptide MFS transporter yields the protein MPRKTWRAALAAYASPSTLVLLLLGFAAGLPYMLVFSTLSVWLREAGVARETIGYASLIGLAYAFKWVWSPLLDQWRLPLLGKLGRRRSWLVLAQSLVILGLIGMGFCDPQKHLSWLIAIAVVVAFASATQDIAVDAYRLEIADDSRQAALAASYMSGYRIAALLATAGALFFAEGFGSTGFNYKHSAWTGTYVLFGVLMIPALLTTLFMREPNVPLRTQLQAGRYSFVHQLVSVFVLIVLLVSVPAMFTQLYNTDFASVLFHGVSLWELLMEDRAFLRAILYITLTALCLSAMGRRGLAPVLTPVNDFILRYRWQALLLLGLIATYRMSDTVMGVMANVFYIDQGFTKDQIAGVSKIFGLIMTLLGAGMGGLLIVRFGILPILFIGGVASAGTNLLFVMLADMGPDLQMLIFTISLDNFSSGLATSAFVAYLSSLTNLKFSATQYALLSSIMLLLPRLIGGYSGVMVEKFGYHNFFLITCVLGVPTLLLIALHWYQENRRIRLSPPAED from the coding sequence ATGCCCCGTAAAACCTGGCGCGCCGCGCTCGCCGCCTATGCCAGCCCCTCGACGTTAGTGCTGTTGTTGCTCGGCTTTGCCGCCGGCTTGCCTTACATGTTGGTGTTCTCGACGCTTTCAGTATGGTTGCGCGAGGCCGGTGTGGCCCGCGAGACCATCGGCTATGCGAGCCTGATCGGTTTGGCGTATGCCTTCAAATGGGTGTGGTCGCCGCTGCTCGACCAATGGCGCCTGCCGCTGCTCGGCAAACTCGGACGTCGTCGTTCCTGGCTGGTACTGGCCCAGTCGCTGGTGATCCTCGGATTGATCGGCATGGGGTTCTGCGACCCGCAGAAACACCTGTCCTGGCTGATTGCCATTGCGGTCGTGGTCGCCTTTGCATCGGCCACCCAGGATATCGCGGTCGACGCCTATCGCCTGGAAATCGCCGATGACAGCCGCCAGGCAGCCCTGGCGGCCAGCTATATGTCCGGTTATCGCATTGCCGCCCTGCTGGCCACGGCGGGTGCGCTGTTCTTCGCCGAAGGCTTCGGCTCCACCGGTTTCAACTATAAGCACTCGGCGTGGACCGGCACCTATGTCCTGTTCGGCGTGCTGATGATCCCGGCGCTGCTGACCACCCTGTTCATGCGCGAACCCAATGTGCCATTGCGCACCCAGTTGCAGGCGGGGCGCTACAGTTTCGTGCATCAATTGGTGTCGGTGTTCGTGCTGATCGTGCTGCTGGTGTCGGTACCGGCCATGTTCACCCAGCTGTACAACACCGATTTCGCCAGCGTGCTGTTTCACGGCGTGAGCCTGTGGGAATTGCTGATGGAAGACCGCGCCTTCCTGCGCGCCATCCTGTACATCACCCTCACCGCGTTGTGCCTGTCGGCCATGGGCCGTCGCGGCCTGGCGCCGGTGCTGACGCCGGTCAACGACTTTATCCTGCGCTACCGCTGGCAAGCATTGCTGCTGCTCGGGCTGATCGCCACCTACCGCATGTCCGACACGGTGATGGGCGTAATGGCCAACGTGTTCTACATCGACCAAGGCTTTACCAAGGACCAGATCGCCGGGGTCAGCAAGATCTTCGGCCTGATCATGACCCTGCTCGGCGCCGGCATGGGCGGCCTGCTGATCGTGCGCTTCGGTATCCTGCCGATCCTGTTTATCGGCGGCGTCGCCTCGGCCGGTACCAACCTGCTGTTCGTGATGCTCGCCGACATGGGCCCGGACCTGCAGATGCTGATCTTCACCATCTCGCTGGATAACTTCAGCTCGGGCCTGGCCACCTCGGCGTTTGTCGCCTACCTGTCGAGCCTGACCAACCTCAAGTTCTCCGCCACCCAATATGCGTTGCTCAGCTCGATCATGCTGTTGCTGCCACGCCTGATCGGCGGCTATTCGGGGGTGATGGTAGAGAAGTTCGGCTATCACAACTTCTTCCTGATCACCTGCGTGCTGGGTGTACCGACGCTGCTGCTGATTGCGCTGCACTGGTACCAGGAGAATCGGCGCATTCGGTTGAGTCCGCCCGCAGAAGACTGA
- a CDS encoding proline--tRNA ligase — MRTSQYLLATQKETPSDAVVISHQLMLRAGMIRKLASGLYTWLPMGLKVMRKVEAIVREEMNAAGSLEVLMPSTQPAELWQESGRWEEYGPELLRFKDRHGRDFCAGPTHEEVITDLMRNELSSYKQLPLNLYQIQTKFRDEIRPRFGLMRGREFIMKDAYSFHADQASLQVTYDRMHTAYCNVFTRLGLKFRPVEADNGSIGGAGSHEFHVLAESGEDDIVFSNGSDYAANIEKAEAVPRETSRPAPAEELRLVDTPETKTIAALVEKFNLPIEKTIKTLIVHAEEKGKLIALVIRGDHELNEIKAAQQPGVASPLVMASDAELRDAIGAGAGSLGPLNLPLPIIIDRSVELMSDFGIGANIDDKHYFGVNWERDLPVPTVADLRNVVAGDPSPDGKGTLEIKRGIEVGHIFQLGNKYSKAMKCEVLGENGKPITLEMGCYGIGVSRVVAAAIEQNNDEKGIIWSDALAPFQVALVPLRYETEQVREATDKLYAELTAAGFEVLLDDRDKKTSPGIKFADMELIGIPHRIVVSDRGLADGNLEYKSRTEAEAQPLPVADVLSFLQARIRR, encoded by the coding sequence ATGCGTACCAGTCAATATTTGCTCGCCACACAGAAAGAAACGCCTTCCGATGCGGTCGTGATCAGCCATCAGCTGATGCTGCGCGCCGGTATGATCCGCAAGCTGGCCTCCGGCCTGTACACCTGGCTGCCCATGGGCTTGAAGGTGATGCGCAAGGTCGAAGCGATCGTTCGCGAAGAAATGAACGCCGCCGGCTCTCTGGAAGTGTTGATGCCGAGCACCCAACCGGCCGAGTTGTGGCAGGAATCCGGGCGCTGGGAAGAGTACGGCCCTGAGTTGCTGCGCTTCAAGGATCGGCATGGCCGCGACTTTTGTGCGGGCCCGACCCACGAAGAAGTGATCACCGACCTGATGCGCAACGAGTTGAGCAGCTACAAGCAGCTGCCCCTCAACCTGTACCAGATCCAGACTAAATTCCGTGATGAAATCCGCCCACGCTTCGGCTTGATGCGCGGCCGCGAGTTCATCATGAAGGACGCGTATTCGTTCCACGCCGACCAGGCTTCGTTGCAGGTCACCTACGACCGCATGCATACCGCCTACTGCAACGTGTTTACGCGCCTGGGCCTGAAATTCCGCCCGGTTGAAGCGGACAACGGCTCCATCGGCGGCGCCGGCTCCCACGAGTTCCACGTACTGGCCGAGTCCGGCGAAGACGATATCGTGTTCAGCAACGGTTCCGACTACGCGGCGAACATCGAGAAAGCCGAAGCCGTGCCACGGGAAACGTCCCGTCCAGCCCCGGCAGAAGAGCTGCGCCTGGTCGACACCCCGGAGACCAAGACCATTGCGGCCCTGGTGGAAAAGTTCAATCTGCCGATTGAAAAGACCATCAAGACCCTGATCGTGCATGCCGAAGAAAAAGGCAAGCTGATCGCCCTGGTCATCCGCGGCGACCACGAACTCAACGAAATCAAAGCCGCCCAGCAACCTGGCGTGGCCAGCCCGCTGGTCATGGCCTCCGATGCCGAACTGCGTGACGCCATTGGCGCCGGCGCCGGCTCCCTGGGCCCGCTGAACCTGCCACTGCCGATCATCATCGACCGTTCGGTCGAGCTGATGAGCGACTTCGGTATCGGCGCGAACATCGACGACAAGCACTACTTCGGCGTGAATTGGGAGCGCGACCTGCCAGTACCGACCGTGGCCGACCTGCGTAACGTGGTGGCCGGCGACCCAAGCCCGGATGGCAAGGGCACCCTGGAAATCAAACGCGGCATCGAAGTCGGGCATATCTTCCAGCTGGGTAACAAGTACAGCAAGGCGATGAAGTGCGAAGTGCTGGGCGAGAACGGCAAGCCGATCACCCTGGAGATGGGTTGCTACGGCATTGGCGTTTCGCGCGTGGTTGCCGCTGCGATCGAGCAGAACAACGACGAGAAAGGCATTATCTGGAGTGACGCCCTGGCGCCGTTCCAGGTGGCCCTGGTGCCGCTGCGCTATGAAACCGAGCAAGTCCGCGAAGCCACCGACAAACTGTATGCCGAACTGACGGCAGCCGGTTTTGAAGTGCTGCTGGACGACCGCGACAAGAAAACCAGCCCGGGCATCAAGTTCGCCGATATGGAACTGATTGGCATCCCGCACCGGATCGTGGTCAGTGACCGCGGCCTGGCCGATGGCAATCTCGAATACAAGAGCCGGACCGAAGCCGAAGCCCAACCGTTGCCGGTGGCTGACGTGCTGTCTTTCCTCCAGGCGCGTATTCGTCGCTGA
- a CDS encoding co-chaperone GroES: MSKLRPLHDRVVIRRSEEEKKTAGGIVLPGSAAEKANHGVIVAAGPGKTLENGDVRALAVKVGDKVVFGPYSGSNTVKVDGEDLLVMAENEILAVLED, encoded by the coding sequence ATGAGCAAGCTTCGTCCTCTGCACGACCGCGTCGTTATCCGTCGCAGCGAAGAAGAAAAGAAAACCGCTGGCGGTATCGTTCTGCCAGGTTCGGCTGCTGAAAAAGCCAACCACGGTGTGATCGTCGCTGCAGGCCCAGGCAAGACTCTGGAAAACGGTGACGTACGTGCGCTGGCCGTTAAAGTCGGTGACAAAGTCGTATTCGGCCCTTACTCCGGCAGCAACACTGTGAAAGTCGACGGCGAAGACCTTCTGGTTATGGCTGAGAACGAGATTCTCGCCGTTCTGGAAGACTGA